From a region of the [Eubacterium] eligens ATCC 27750 genome:
- a CDS encoding ABC transporter ATP-binding protein yields MSDIIKIEHLNKCFGDVKAVNDLSFRVKKGELFAFLGVNGAGKSTTISIICGQLRKDSGNVWIKDKEADRAGSETKRLLGVVFQDSVLDKPLTVKENLKSRAALYGITGNAFEKRLAELVEILDFGDYINRPVGKLSGGQRRRIDIARALIHRPEILILDEPTTGLDPQTRLIIWNVIERLRTEENMTVFLTTHYMEEAASAGYVVILDKGSIVAEGTPLELKNEYVHDTISLYGVTEDEIKALKTEYKAIRDGYRIQVKNTLEATKMIVKHQEIFRDYEVVKGGMDDVFLAVTGKILGGGQ; encoded by the coding sequence ATGTCGGATATTATTAAGATAGAACATCTGAATAAATGTTTTGGCGATGTGAAGGCAGTTAATGACTTAAGTTTCCGCGTAAAGAAGGGAGAATTGTTTGCATTTTTAGGTGTAAATGGTGCTGGAAAAAGCACAACGATTTCTATTATATGCGGGCAGTTACGCAAGGACAGCGGAAATGTGTGGATTAAGGATAAAGAAGCAGACAGGGCAGGCAGTGAAACAAAGAGGCTGCTGGGAGTTGTGTTTCAGGACAGTGTTCTTGATAAACCTCTTACAGTTAAGGAGAATCTCAAAAGCAGGGCGGCGTTGTATGGAATTACTGGAAATGCATTTGAAAAAAGACTGGCAGAACTGGTGGAGATACTTGATTTCGGGGATTACATTAACAGACCGGTTGGTAAGCTGTCAGGCGGACAGAGAAGAAGAATTGATATTGCAAGGGCGCTGATTCACAGACCGGAGATACTGATTCTTGATGAGCCGACGACGGGACTTGACCCACAGACAAGGCTTATTATATGGAATGTTATTGAGAGACTTCGTACAGAGGAGAACATGACGGTATTCCTTACAACTCATTACATGGAGGAGGCGGCAAGTGCCGGATATGTTGTGATTCTTGATAAGGGAAGCATCGTGGCAGAGGGAACTCCTTTGGAATTAAAGAATGAATATGTTCATGATACGATATCTTTGTATGGAGTTACAGAGGATGAGATTAAAGCTTTGAAAACAGAGTACAAAGCAATCCGTGATGGTTACAGGATTCAGGTTAAGAACACACTTGAAGCTACGAAAATGATTGTGAAACATCAGGAGATATTCCGTGATTATGAAGTCGTAAAAGGTGGTATGGACGATGTATTTCTTGCTGTGACTGGGAAAATATTGGGAGGTGGTCAGTGA
- a CDS encoding cobyric acid synthase, translating into MAKNLMIQGTMSNAGKSIITAGILRVLKQDGYNAAPFKSQNMALNSYITADGLEMGRAQVMQAEAAGIAPCVEMNPILLKPTSDVGSQVIVNGTPLKNMPAKEYFQYKKKLIPDILKAYDTLDRKYDVIVLEGAGSPAEINLKKDDIVNMGMAELVDAPVLLVGDIDRGGVFAQLVGTIMLLEEKERRRVKGLVMNKFRGDRKILEPGIKQLYDICPIPVAGVIPYVRLDIEDEDSLASRLETSDSDVSGEKLDIVVIRLPHISNFTDFNALERLPEVNLRYVDKAEQIGNPNLIILPGSKNTINDLKWLRKNGIEAQIIKCARQEIPVFGICGGYQMLGNVIDDSCNAETGEVIPGIGLLPVTTTFTLSKHRTRARGIICSQSGMWEMLGKKKCAGYEIHMGESTVGEGQAHAFAKIYNTVDGTEYMDGCVCGNVAGTYLHGIFDEKEFCDSFINMLGKRCGIAIHGGSDMSFEEYKQREYDKLADAIRENMDMKYIYEIMGL; encoded by the coding sequence ATGGCAAAGAATCTTATGATTCAGGGAACAATGTCTAATGCAGGAAAGAGCATTATAACGGCAGGAATATTAAGAGTGCTGAAGCAGGACGGGTATAATGCAGCACCTTTTAAATCACAGAATATGGCATTGAATTCATACATAACAGCGGATGGTCTGGAAATGGGAAGAGCACAGGTTATGCAGGCAGAAGCGGCAGGAATAGCACCATGTGTAGAAATGAATCCCATATTGTTAAAGCCGACAAGCGATGTGGGTTCACAGGTTATTGTAAACGGAACACCGCTTAAAAATATGCCGGCTAAAGAATATTTCCAGTATAAAAAGAAACTGATTCCTGACATATTAAAAGCCTATGACACTCTTGACAGAAAATATGATGTGATAGTACTTGAGGGCGCAGGAAGTCCGGCAGAGATTAATCTTAAGAAAGATGATATTGTTAATATGGGAATGGCGGAGCTTGTAGATGCACCGGTGCTTCTTGTTGGAGATATTGACCGTGGTGGCGTGTTTGCGCAGCTTGTTGGAACAATCATGCTTCTTGAAGAAAAGGAACGCAGGCGTGTAAAAGGTCTGGTCATGAATAAGTTCCGTGGAGACAGGAAGATACTTGAGCCAGGTATAAAACAGTTATATGACATATGTCCGATTCCTGTTGCCGGGGTAATTCCTTATGTAAGGCTTGATATTGAAGATGAAGACAGCCTTGCTTCAAGGCTTGAAACATCGGACTCAGATGTTTCAGGGGAAAAGCTGGATATAGTTGTAATAAGACTGCCTCATATTTCGAATTTTACAGATTTTAATGCACTCGAAAGGCTGCCGGAGGTTAATTTAAGATATGTCGATAAGGCAGAACAGATAGGAAATCCCAATCTTATAATTCTTCCGGGAAGCAAGAATACCATTAATGATTTAAAATGGCTGCGTAAGAATGGAATTGAAGCACAGATTATAAAATGTGCAAGGCAGGAGATACCTGTATTTGGAATATGTGGTGGTTACCAGATGTTAGGAAATGTTATTGATGATTCATGTAATGCAGAAACCGGTGAGGTTATTCCGGGAATAGGCCTTTTACCAGTTACAACTACATTTACACTGTCTAAGCACCGTACAAGAGCAAGAGGAATAATCTGCAGCCAGTCTGGAATGTGGGAAATGCTTGGGAAGAAAAAATGTGCCGGATATGAAATTCATATGGGAGAGAGTACTGTGGGTGAAGGACAGGCGCATGCATTTGCAAAAATATATAATACTGTCGATGGAACGGAATATATGGATGGGTGTGTCTGTGGGAATGTGGCAGGAACTTATCTTCACGGAATATTTGATGAGAAAGAATTCTGTGACAGTTTTATAAATATGCTTGGTAAAAGATGTGGGATTGCGATACACGGCGGTTCAGACATGAGTTTTGAAGAATATAAGCAGAGAGAGTATGACAAGCTGGCAGATGCAATCCGTGAAAATATGGATATGAAGTATATATATGAAATTATGGGATTGTAG
- a CDS encoding pyridoxal phosphate-dependent aminotransferase: MEKQIHGGNIYDKEVSLDFSVNINPLGMPDGVQEAILNDINGYETYPDIMYMALREAVAGKERVQADRILCGNGASELIMAVVRAVRPYKCAVAAPSFSGYERAVSAYGAGIQYYKLDEKNGFGYADVCGQLKDMDIQMCFICNPNNPTGNLIPEDILVNILDICRDRNIVVVADECFLRFNPQYEIISCKRFLDDYDNLVIINAFTKFYAMAGIRLGYMMSANTELINRVSLQLPEWNVSSVAQRAGIAAFADKDYEKYTHELIQRERQFLFNELSDMKCIVYPSQADYLTFRLPQSKAGCMIQEELLKHGILIRSCGSYHNMPADCYRIAVKQHADNEVLINNMRQILEV; encoded by the coding sequence ATGGAAAAACAGATACATGGCGGGAATATCTATGACAAGGAAGTGTCACTTGATTTTTCGGTTAATATTAATCCGCTTGGAATGCCGGATGGAGTGCAGGAAGCGATTCTTAATGATATAAACGGATATGAGACATATCCTGATATCATGTATATGGCGTTAAGAGAGGCAGTTGCCGGTAAGGAGAGGGTACAGGCAGATAGAATACTGTGTGGAAATGGTGCTTCTGAACTTATAATGGCTGTGGTTAGGGCAGTAAGACCTTATAAATGTGCAGTTGCAGCCCCATCTTTTTCGGGATATGAACGCGCTGTCAGTGCATATGGTGCCGGCATCCAATATTATAAACTTGATGAAAAGAATGGATTTGGGTATGCAGATGTATGCGGTCAGCTTAAGGATATGGATATCCAGATGTGTTTTATATGTAATCCCAATAATCCTACAGGAAACCTTATACCTGAAGATATTCTTGTTAATATACTTGATATATGCAGGGACAGGAACATTGTAGTTGTAGCTGATGAGTGCTTTTTAAGGTTTAATCCGCAGTATGAAATTATAAGCTGTAAAAGATTTCTGGATGATTATGATAATCTTGTGATTATAAATGCATTTACAAAGTTTTATGCAATGGCGGGAATTCGATTAGGATATATGATGAGTGCCAATACAGAATTAATTAACAGGGTTTCATTACAGCTTCCGGAATGGAATGTGTCGTCTGTGGCACAGCGTGCAGGAATTGCGGCATTTGCGGATAAAGATTATGAGAAGTATACGCATGAACTTATTCAGAGGGAACGGCAGTTTCTTTTCAATGAATTATCAGATATGAAATGTATTGTTTATCCGTCACAGGCAGATTATTTAACATTCAGACTGCCACAAAGTAAAGCAGGATGCATGATACAGGAAGAATTATTAAAGCATGGGATACTTATACGGTCATGTGGGAGTTATCATAATATGCCGGCTGACTGCTACCGTATAGCAGTAAAGCAGCATGCGGATAATGAAGTTCTTATTAATAATATGAGACAGATACTGGAAGTGTAA
- the cbiB gene encoding adenosylcobinamide-phosphate synthase CbiB: MNNNIFTCIFTCQTIAIMCGYVLDLIIGDPHWLYHPVRLIGKMISWLESILLKEEYSQAKKYKRGIVLAVLTPLITGIVTAGILAVCYYINIVLGCVVETIMCYQILAVKSLKTESMKVYYALKNEGIPQARQAVSMIVGRDTSQLDEHGITRAAVETVAENTSDGVVAPLFYMMFFGAVGGFVYKAVNTMDSMIGYKNDKYLHFGRFAAKMDDVVNFIPARAGGCLMVAAAGIAQLAEKCMGRNKDLSHYSMGNAWKIFLRDRMKHSSPNSAQTESACAGALKVSLSGDNYYFGRLVHKPQIGDSIRELEIEDIKRSNILLYITAFIVIIIVLIIRSAVMCYFC; encoded by the coding sequence ATGAATAATAATATTTTTACATGTATATTTACATGTCAGACTATAGCAATCATGTGTGGATATGTGCTTGATCTGATTATCGGAGATCCGCACTGGCTGTATCACCCGGTACGCCTGATAGGAAAAATGATTTCATGGCTGGAAAGCATTTTGTTAAAAGAAGAGTATTCACAAGCAAAGAAATATAAAAGAGGCATAGTTCTGGCAGTTTTAACACCATTAATAACAGGTATTGTTACAGCGGGCATACTTGCGGTCTGCTATTATATTAATATAGTGCTTGGATGTGTAGTCGAAACGATTATGTGCTATCAGATTCTTGCTGTGAAATCACTAAAAACAGAGAGCATGAAAGTATATTATGCTTTGAAAAATGAAGGGATTCCACAGGCAAGACAGGCTGTATCAATGATTGTCGGAAGAGATACCAGCCAGCTTGATGAACATGGTATTACGCGTGCGGCTGTTGAGACGGTTGCGGAAAATACATCAGATGGTGTTGTTGCGCCATTGTTTTATATGATGTTTTTCGGTGCTGTCGGGGGCTTCGTATATAAGGCAGTTAATACCATGGATTCAATGATTGGCTATAAGAATGATAAATATCTGCATTTCGGAAGATTTGCGGCTAAAATGGATGATGTTGTGAACTTTATTCCTGCAAGAGCAGGCGGATGTCTTATGGTTGCAGCTGCCGGAATTGCACAGCTTGCAGAAAAGTGTATGGGAAGGAATAAAGATTTATCACATTACAGCATGGGAAATGCATGGAAGATTTTTTTAAGGGACAGAATGAAACACAGCAGTCCTAATTCCGCACAGACAGAATCGGCATGTGCAGGAGCATTGAAGGTTTCTCTGTCAGGAGACAATTATTATTTTGGCAGACTTGTACATAAGCCGCAGATTGGAGATTCAATCCGGGAGCTGGAAATTGAAGATATAAAAAGAAGTAATATTTTATTGTATATCACCGCATTTATTGTGATTATTATTGTGCTCATTATAAGAAGTGCAGTGATGTGTTATTTCTGTTAA
- a CDS encoding histidine phosphatase family protein produces MEIVLIRHGATAGNIEKRYIGTTDEPLCDTGTAQIHEYMSDRCYPQVQALYVSPLKRCSQTAAFIYPDMKQIIVQDFRECDFGKFEGKNYKELTGDEYYQKWIDSNGTIPFPQGEDIADFRTRCVHAWNKVVNECMESGVGTAACVVHGGTIMAVLSEIYGGYYYDYHCGNGDGYICDVTEEGHISTIKKITEK; encoded by the coding sequence ATGGAGATTGTATTAATCAGACATGGAGCAACAGCAGGAAACATTGAAAAGAGATATATAGGAACTACGGATGAACCATTGTGTGATACAGGAACGGCACAGATACACGAGTATATGAGTGACAGATGTTATCCACAGGTACAGGCATTATATGTAAGTCCTTTAAAAAGATGCAGTCAGACAGCAGCATTTATATATCCTGACATGAAGCAGATAATTGTGCAGGATTTCAGGGAATGTGACTTTGGTAAATTCGAGGGAAAGAATTATAAAGAACTGACGGGCGATGAGTATTACCAGAAATGGATTGACAGTAATGGAACAATACCTTTTCCGCAGGGAGAAGATATAGCTGATTTCAGGACAAGATGTGTCCATGCGTGGAACAAGGTTGTTAATGAGTGCATGGAATCAGGGGTGGGAACGGCTGCATGTGTTGTTCATGGAGGAACTATAATGGCGGTTTTGTCAGAAATCTATGGTGGATACTATTATGATTATCATTGTGGCAATGGGGATGGATATATCTGCGATGTTACTGAGGAAGGACATATAAGTACAATAAAAAAGATTACGGAGAAATAA
- a CDS encoding bifunctional adenosylcobinamide kinase/adenosylcobinamide-phosphate guanylyltransferase, with the protein MEVYFGGAYQGKLDYVCSKKNMSVVADGADCNIEDLENAEILNHMHLLIKRYVKEGKSTDSLIDSLYDINPEIIIICDEVGSGIVPLEKEDRIYREAVGRVLCSAVKKAVHVERVICGIGQCLKGGQ; encoded by the coding sequence ATGGAAGTATATTTTGGTGGGGCTTATCAGGGAAAACTTGATTATGTATGTAGTAAGAAAAATATGTCGGTTGTGGCAGATGGGGCAGATTGTAATATTGAAGACCTGGAAAATGCTGAAATATTAAATCATATGCATCTGCTTATAAAAAGATATGTTAAAGAAGGAAAATCAACAGACTCTCTGATAGACAGTCTGTATGATATCAATCCGGAAATTATTATAATATGTGATGAAGTTGGAAGCGGAATTGTTCCGTTAGAAAAAGAGGACAGAATATACAGGGAAGCAGTCGGACGCGTACTTTGCAGTGCAGTTAAGAAGGCTGTGCATGTGGAAAGAGTAATCTGTGGAATAGGACAGTGTCTGAAAGGCGGACAGTAA
- a CDS encoding adenosylcobinamide-GDP ribazoletransferase, with the protein MSIIKSLVIAFSMYSKIPMPHLELDEKDMKYVMGFFPLIGLITGAYVYGWIYAGEILYVPDISRTLVLIILPVIITGGIHVDGYMDTCDALNSYGDREKKLAILKDSHIGAFAVIKLLVYYVLYFAAAFIVVQKAGNMQIIIMAFTFYLSRIISGLAAVNFRGARNNGMLHTFTSVTARKRVNIMLVMQLILCISCMCMCSIITAIVVVIVAFLVLLYYRHMAYKQFGGVTGDLAGYLLCVSELCMTAAIAVITLI; encoded by the coding sequence ATGTCGATAATTAAATCACTGGTGATTGCATTTTCAATGTATTCCAAAATACCAATGCCACATCTTGAATTAGATGAAAAAGACATGAAATATGTAATGGGATTCTTTCCGCTGATTGGACTTATAACTGGAGCTTATGTTTATGGATGGATATATGCCGGGGAAATTTTATATGTGCCGGATATAAGCAGGACTTTGGTACTTATCATACTGCCGGTTATTATAACAGGGGGAATCCATGTTGACGGTTATATGGATACATGTGATGCACTTAATTCATATGGTGACAGGGAAAAGAAACTGGCAATATTAAAGGATTCGCATATTGGTGCATTTGCAGTTATTAAACTTCTGGTTTATTATGTGCTGTATTTTGCTGCTGCATTTATTGTTGTACAGAAGGCGGGAAATATGCAGATTATTATTATGGCATTTACTTTTTATCTGTCGAGAATTATCAGCGGACTGGCAGCAGTTAATTTCCGCGGTGCAAGAAATAACGGAATGCTTCATACATTTACAAGTGTTACAGCCAGAAAGAGGGTAAATATAATGCTTGTAATGCAGCTTATATTATGTATTTCATGTATGTGTATGTGCAGTATTATAACAGCAATAGTTGTTGTCATTGTAGCATTCCTTGTTTTACTCTATTACAGGCATATGGCATATAAGCAGTTTGGCGGGGTGACAGGTGACCTTGCGGGCTATCTGCTTTGTGTGAGTGAGTTGTGCATGACGGCTGCAATTGCAGTAATTACATTAATTTAG
- a CDS encoding bifunctional adenosylcobinamide kinase/adenosylcobinamide-phosphate guanylyltransferase, translated as MLIIITGVSGSGKSEYAEQICCRLAGDNKKYYVATMQPFGEEGRIRIEKHKRQREGKGFETIEQYQNIGSALDCCDKEERPVVLVECMSNLLANECFGEAGKPDDIFDGCMKLYSGCRHLVIVTNEVFSDGCEYDAGTTDYIRRLGEINVRLSRAADAVVEVVYSIPVFLKGDIGDVDN; from the coding sequence ATGTTGATTATAATTACAGGGGTAAGCGGCAGCGGCAAGTCAGAATATGCTGAACAGATATGCTGCCGGCTTGCCGGAGATAATAAAAAATATTATGTGGCAACCATGCAGCCTTTCGGAGAGGAAGGCAGAATAAGAATTGAAAAGCATAAAAGGCAGCGTGAGGGAAAAGGCTTTGAAACGATAGAGCAGTATCAGAATATAGGCAGTGCATTGGATTGCTGTGATAAAGAAGAAAGACCGGTGGTATTAGTTGAATGCATGTCTAACCTTCTTGCCAACGAATGTTTTGGAGAAGCCGGAAAACCAGATGATATATTTGATGGCTGTATGAAACTGTATTCAGGATGCAGGCATCTTGTTATTGTAACAAATGAAGTATTTTCAGACGGATGTGAATATGATGCCGGTACAACTGATTATATCAGGCGGCTTGGGGAGATTAATGTGAGGCTTTCCAGAGCAGCAGATGCAGTTGTAGAAGTTGTATATTCAATTCCTGTATTTTTAAAGGGGGATATTGGCGATGTCGATAATTAA
- a CDS encoding cobyrinate a,c-diamide synthase — protein sequence MSRIMIAGTGSGCGKTTIVCGLCQCFKDMGLKTSALKCGPDYIDSMFHSRVLNMRTGNLDSWFCDDETIKYLLARKECESDITIVEGVMGYFDGQGFGTKGSSYDIAGITDTPVILIVNCRGMSNSIGAVIKGYTGYEKDSHIRGVIFNNLSSRLYKDAAQMVKEMGIEPLGYLPYKKEAVLESRHLGLVTSAEVEHFQEKVTCIASQMKETLDIDGILKIAENASENEIHYKEKKKRNLRIAVAKDEAFCFLYEDNLDYLRQSGCELAYFSPLKDSSLPDNIDGLLLYGGYPELHAEELSENISMRKDIADRIRSGLPCIAECGGFLYLHEYLETPEKEKYPMAGIIRGTGYNAGKLQRFGYMSVKAAKDTMLADKNQSFRAHEFHYWNSDCPGSDYEVIKASDNSTASAGYGSDTLYAGFPHIYFYGNENVAERFMDACMKYKENSRQAAELIPELDNIKGINRDAVIKAKAHWNGIAKPLHGLGLMEEIITQIAGIQNTVDVHIDKRAVIVMCADNGIVEEGVTQTGQDVTAVVSCNMADGISSVCRMAACSKTEVIPVNIGIAADKLADGTDVGTYKGLVNRRVMTGTRNFLKEPAMSQEQLIQAVHEGIKQVEWCSEQGYNILATGEMGIGNTTTSTALASILLNLEPEAVTGRGAGLDDSGLKRKVEVITKAKEMYGRYADNPLKLLQSIGGLDIAGLVGVYIGGAVYGIPVVADGVIAAVAALIAVKLQPEINDYIIVSHQGKEPAMKALLDSLGKKAVIHAELALGEGTGAVMMFPLFDMALQVYRENTTFDDIQIAAYEDYGKC from the coding sequence ATGAGTCGTATAATGATAGCCGGAACAGGCAGTGGGTGTGGCAAAACAACAATTGTCTGTGGTTTATGCCAGTGCTTTAAAGATATGGGACTTAAGACATCAGCATTAAAATGCGGACCTGATTATATTGATTCTATGTTTCATTCTCGTGTACTGAATATGCGTACAGGCAATCTTGACAGCTGGTTCTGTGATGATGAGACAATAAAATATCTGCTTGCACGCAAAGAATGTGAGAGTGATATAACCATAGTTGAGGGCGTTATGGGATACTTTGACGGCCAGGGCTTTGGCACGAAGGGAAGCTCCTATGATATAGCAGGCATTACGGATACACCGGTTATACTTATAGTAAACTGCCGTGGGATGAGTAATTCAATAGGTGCAGTCATAAAAGGATATACAGGATATGAAAAAGATAGTCATATCAGAGGTGTGATATTTAACAATTTATCATCCAGATTATATAAAGATGCTGCACAGATGGTTAAAGAGATGGGGATAGAACCATTAGGCTATCTGCCATATAAGAAGGAGGCCGTTCTTGAAAGCCGTCATCTTGGACTTGTTACATCCGCAGAGGTTGAACATTTTCAGGAAAAAGTCACCTGTATTGCAAGTCAGATGAAAGAAACGTTGGATATAGACGGGATTCTTAAGATTGCAGAAAACGCCTCTGAGAATGAAATCCATTACAAAGAAAAGAAAAAGAGAAATCTAAGAATAGCAGTTGCAAAGGATGAAGCATTCTGTTTTCTTTATGAAGATAACCTTGATTATTTAAGACAGAGTGGATGTGAACTTGCATATTTCAGTCCTCTTAAAGACAGCAGTCTTCCTGATAATATAGACGGATTATTATTATATGGGGGATATCCTGAGCTTCATGCAGAAGAACTGTCAGAAAATATATCAATGCGAAAGGATATTGCTGACAGAATACGGTCAGGTCTTCCATGTATAGCGGAGTGTGGCGGGTTTCTATATCTGCATGAGTATCTTGAAACTCCGGAAAAAGAAAAATATCCAATGGCTGGAATTATCAGAGGAACAGGTTATAATGCCGGAAAATTACAGCGTTTCGGGTATATGAGCGTTAAGGCTGCAAAAGATACAATGCTTGCAGATAAAAATCAAAGCTTCCGTGCACATGAATTTCATTATTGGAACAGTGACTGTCCGGGTAGTGATTATGAAGTCATAAAGGCTTCTGATAACAGCACAGCTTCTGCCGGTTACGGAAGTGATACTTTATATGCAGGATTTCCACACATTTATTTTTATGGTAATGAAAATGTGGCAGAGAGATTTATGGATGCATGTATGAAGTATAAGGAGAACAGCAGACAGGCAGCAGAACTTATTCCGGAGCTGGATAATATAAAAGGTATTAATAGAGATGCTGTGATTAAAGCAAAAGCGCACTGGAATGGAATAGCAAAGCCATTACATGGTCTTGGGCTTATGGAAGAAATAATAACACAGATAGCAGGAATCCAGAATACAGTTGATGTACATATAGACAAAAGGGCTGTTATTGTAATGTGTGCAGACAACGGAATAGTTGAAGAGGGAGTTACACAGACAGGACAGGATGTGACTGCAGTTGTAAGCTGCAATATGGCAGATGGAATATCGAGTGTATGCAGAATGGCAGCTTGCAGTAAAACAGAAGTGATTCCTGTAAATATAGGTATTGCAGCAGATAAACTTGCGGATGGAACAGATGTAGGAACTTATAAAGGTCTTGTAAACAGACGGGTTATGACAGGTACGCGAAATTTCCTTAAAGAACCTGCAATGTCACAGGAACAGCTCATACAGGCAGTCCACGAAGGAATTAAGCAGGTGGAATGGTGCAGTGAACAAGGATATAATATTCTTGCTACAGGAGAGATGGGGATTGGCAATACAACTACGAGTACAGCACTTGCAAGTATATTATTAAACCTTGAGCCAGAAGCTGTTACCGGAAGAGGTGCAGGACTTGATGATTCAGGGCTTAAAAGGAAAGTTGAAGTCATTACAAAGGCTAAAGAAATGTATGGCAGATACGCAGACAATCCATTAAAACTTTTACAGAGTATAGGCGGGCTTGATATAGCAGGACTTGTGGGCGTGTATATCGGCGGAGCAGTGTATGGGATACCGGTTGTTGCTGATGGTGTTATCGCGGCGGTTGCAGCGCTTATTGCCGTGAAGCTGCAGCCGGAGATTAATGATTATATTATTGTATCTCATCAGGGAAAAGAACCGGCAATGAAAGCACTTCTTGACAGTCTGGGAAAGAAAGCTGTTATTCATGCAGAGCTTGCATTAGGAGAAGGAACAGGGGCAGTTATGATGTTTCCGCTTTTTGACATGGCTTTGCAGGTGTACAGGGAAAATACTACATTTGACGATATACAGATAGCTGCATATGAGGATTATGGAAAATGTTGA
- a CDS encoding bifunctional cobalt-precorrin-7 (C(5))-methyltransferase/cobalt-precorrin-6B (C(15))-methyltransferase has product MKRVIIAGMGPGSKSCITEEVKAAIDNAEIIIGSKRLIEEYPDKKTFYAVTADNIVSIIEQEEAQEYVVLMSGDTGFYSGTRKLADALEGKYEYRILPGISSVIYFAARIGKPWENAAFVSVHGKKQSYIPVVLQNEMTYFLTQGNVSQICKQLQSVGLSKAHVWIGENLSYENEKISSGEVSEFTEYESAGLTVMAVYNDYSHTFTITGIPDSYFIRSDVPMTKREIRASVISRMAVRKNSCVYDIGAGTGSVSVELALHAPYGTVYAVERTEEGCSLIARNAEKFGLNNIEIIHGNAADVIDNLPVPDEVFIGGSGGESEYIFDSILRKNPNVHVVATAVTLETLQDMISLMEKNNMSVLDIVQIAVTQIKKTGRYHMMSANNPVFIIEGRRMQ; this is encoded by the coding sequence ATGAAAAGGGTAATTATAGCTGGAATGGGACCGGGCAGTAAAAGCTGCATTACAGAGGAAGTAAAAGCTGCAATTGATAATGCAGAAATTATAATAGGTTCAAAGCGGTTGATAGAGGAATATCCGGATAAAAAGACATTTTATGCTGTAACAGCAGATAATATAGTAAGTATTATCGAGCAGGAAGAGGCACAAGAATATGTTGTGCTTATGTCTGGTGATACCGGATTTTACAGTGGAACAAGAAAGCTTGCAGATGCGCTTGAAGGAAAATATGAATACCGTATCCTGCCTGGAATATCTTCTGTAATATATTTTGCCGCAAGAATAGGAAAGCCTTGGGAAAATGCGGCATTTGTAAGTGTGCATGGAAAAAAACAGAGTTACATACCTGTAGTTTTACAGAATGAGATGACATATTTTCTGACACAGGGAAATGTATCACAGATATGTAAGCAGCTTCAGAGTGTGGGGCTTTCAAAGGCACATGTCTGGATAGGGGAAAATCTTTCATATGAAAATGAAAAGATATCCAGTGGTGAAGTGTCAGAATTTACAGAATATGAGTCAGCAGGGCTTACTGTAATGGCAGTATACAATGATTATTCACATACATTTACTATAACAGGAATTCCTGACAGTTATTTTATCCGTTCAGATGTGCCAATGACTAAGAGGGAAATACGGGCAAGTGTAATCAGCCGTATGGCAGTCAGAAAGAATTCATGTGTGTATGATATAGGCGCAGGAACAGGTTCTGTTTCGGTAGAGCTTGCACTGCATGCACCATACGGAACTGTATATGCGGTTGAGAGAACAGAAGAAGGATGCAGTCTTATTGCCCGTAATGCAGAGAAATTCGGACTTAATAACATAGAGATTATACATGGCAATGCAGCAGATGTAATTGATAATCTTCCAGTGCCGGATGAAGTGTTTATTGGTGGAAGTGGCGGTGAATCAGAATACATTTTTGACAGTATTCTTAGAAAAAATCCCAATGTCCATGTTGTGGCTACAGCAGTAACTTTAGAAACACTACAGGATATGATTTCATTAATGGAAAAGAATAATATGAGCGTACTTGATATAGTCCAGATTGCTGTAACACAGATAAAGAAAACAGGCAGATATCATATGATGTCTGCAAATAATCCAGTATTTATTATAGAGGGAAGGAGAATGCAATGA